The sequence CGCGGAAGTCGCGAACACGTGGCAATGAAACAGATACTAATTTATCCAAGAAGTCATACATGCGCTCGCCACGCAATGTTACTTTTGCACCGATTGGCATTCCTTCACGGAGTTTAAAGCCGGCAATCGATTTTTTTGCTTTCGTAATGACAGGCTTTTGACCAGTGATCGCTTGCAGTTCTTCAACCGCTTTGTCGAGCACTTTCGCATTTTGAACGGCATCGCCAATGCCCATGTTGACAACGATTTTTTCAATCTTTGGCACAGCCATTACTGATGGGTAATTAAACTTCTCTGTTAGAGAAGAAACGATTTCGTTTTGGTATTTCTCTTTTAAACGATTCATTGAAGTGGTCCTCCTTTCACACACTGACTACTTGATGATTTCGCCAGATTTTTTTGCAACGCGTACTTTTTTGCCGTTTTCTTCTTTGTAGCCCACTCGAGTGCGTTCACCTGTCTTTGGATCAACAAGCATGACATTGGAAGAGTGGATCGGTGCTTCTTGGTTTAGAATTCCGCCTTGTGGATTGTCTTGCGACGGCTTGGCGTGTTTTTTCACCATGTTTACACCTTCAAC is a genomic window of Shouchella clausii containing:
- the rplX gene encoding 50S ribosomal protein L24; this encodes MHVKKGDKVVVITGKDKGKQGTVLEAYPKKSRVLVEGVNMVKKHAKPSQDNPQGGILNQEAPIHSSNVMLVDPKTGERTRVGYKEENGKKVRVAKKSGEIIK
- the rplE gene encoding 50S ribosomal protein L5 translates to MNRLKEKYQNEIVSSLTEKFNYPSVMAVPKIEKIVVNMGIGDAVQNAKVLDKAVEELQAITGQKPVITKAKKSIAGFKLREGMPIGAKVTLRGERMYDFLDKLVSVSLPRVRDFRGVSKKAFDGRGNYTLGVREQLIFPEIDYDKVDKVRGMDIVIVTTAKTDEEARELLTQVGMPFQK